ATCAACAGGTTACGCTGAACGCCGGTTCGGGTTACGTTAGCTTTCTTTGGAGCACTGGTGCGACCACCCAAACCATACTACTCAGCGCGGGCGGACAATACTGGGTGGAGGCCTATGATGATGCTTTTTCCTGCTTGGGGCGCGATTCGGTGTGGATCGAAAGAACGGCGGAACCGCTATTGACGTCCGATACAACACTTTGCGAAGGCAGCCTTCTTCAGCTATCTCTTGATACCTTATACGGTCCCGACTATCAGGTTTTATGGAGTACAGGGGTAGCGGTAAACAGCATTTCGTTGAATGTTTCCGCTTCCGATACCGTTTGGGTGGCCGTCTCGAATTCACAGATCACATGCTACGATTCGCTGTACGTCAACGGCGCTAACTACCACCTTCTTCTCGATGACACTACGGTTTGGTGCCCCAATGAGCCATTGCTTTACTCAGCGGTTCAGGGGGCCGACCGCTACGACTGGAGCACTGGTGATTCCACCGCGAATACGTACTTCCTGGATCAGGGATGGTACTACCTCACCGTAACTTCCGGAAGTTGCATTCAGCGCGATAGTTTATGGCATCAGTGGTTCAATGACTATAGCGATATTGTACCTGATAGTACGGCCGAGTGCAGTCCATACGCCTTGGATCTTTCCAACTTGCCGTGGACCACAATGAACGTTGAGCCGGTAGGCTACTCTGGCAATTACATCGTACTCGATCAAAGCGATACTTACTACCTTTCCGGAACGGATTTCAATGGCTGTGCCGTGGCCGACACCATGATCTTATGGATCGGTGTGTATCCCGATGTGGAGTTGTACTACCAAGAGGATTGTCCAACCACCTCATTATGGTATACGTCTAACGACACCGCCACTTTTCAGGGATGGTCCATCGACGGTAATGAAATTCCCGCTCCCCAACTCGATACCGTCATTCAAGGATATGAAAACCTTGAACTCACTGCCTGGCTTCATAATTACTGCGGTGTCGATTCGGCCTTTGTGACCTACGAACCCGGCTGTTTCCCGCGTGGCGTTATCTACATCCCCAACGCGTTTACGCCAAATGGCGATAACGTGAACGACTACTTCCGCCCGCAGGGCGATGAATTCGAAAAATTCGAGTACCAGATCTTCAATCGGTGGGGCGAGCTCGTTTTTAATGGCGACGATAAAGACTCCGGATGGGATGGGTCCGTGAATGGGGAGCCCGTGAGTACGATCACCGTTTTTGTAGTGCGGGTGCGTGTTTGGTACTCTGACGGAACCATCGAAGAAGAAAGAACCACGCTCCGTTTGATTCGTTGACGCAGAATGTATCTTTGGGCCGTGGATCTCGTTGAATTGATCATAGGACCCTATCGCGAATATTCTACACTGAATATCGTCATTGAAGCAGTGGCCATGATCTTTGGCCTGCTCAGTGTTTACTACGCTCGATTGGCCAAGATAGCCGTGTATCCGACCGGAATTATCTCCACGGCGCTCTACATCTATATCTGTTTCGGCACCAAGCTCTACGCCGATATGGGCATCAACGTGTACTTCACTTTGATGAGCATTTACGGCTGGTATGTTTGGCTTCGCTTGAAGCCTGAGAATTCCGAAGAAAGGCCGATTCAGCGCCTACGGCGCGATCAGTATCCGCAACTCGTGGCCTTCCTCATCGCGGCCTGGGCGATTCTGGCCTTCGCATTGGTCCG
The Flavobacteriales bacterium genome window above contains:
- the pnuC gene encoding nicotinamide riboside transporter PnuC; its protein translation is MDLVELIIGPYREYSTLNIVIEAVAMIFGLLSVYYARLAKIAVYPTGIISTALYIYICFGTKLYADMGINVYFTLMSIYGWYVWLRLKPENSEERPIQRLRRDQYPQLVAFLIAAWAILAFALVRYTDSDVPYVDATTTALFFAGMYFMARKRVEHWWLWIIGDAISVPLYFYKGLGITAFQYIVFLYLAIMGLREWNATISDRDLH